The sequence GGCTTTAATGCCAGCAATGTCCCGTCAATCGAGGCAGGCATAGAAAGGACATTCTACGAGGCGATCAAGACGGCTCTCTTTTATGAGAAACTGCGCTGAGACGGACTGGAATTCAGCAGGAGCGCCGAACTGATCCATAAACGGAGCGCGGGTTGCCAGTTTGCGAGCGTTTGAACGCGGGTGCTGTCGCAAGTTCGCGTGCTCCGTATGCTTGAAGAAGCGAATTCAGTAGTCAACGGCTTTTTTCCGACATTGCAGCGGCAGGTTCTTGAATCAAAAACGTTTGGGACGGGATTGAATTCCGGGATCCGGGAAACCTGCGATCTTCGAATCTCCGGATCTCAAACACCGCAAATCCCAAATCTCAAAAACTCAACACTCGGATCAGAAACGTGAAATCGTTGAATGATCTGAGGCTGGGCCCATCTGTTCGGTTCCGCGCTTCCAGATCGGCGTTCGTCGATGGATCCGTGGGATAGGCCTCGGCATTCAGGGGCGATTGGTTCTCGGAACGCGGCAACGGCGAATCCCGGATAGTTTTACTCGCTGACGAGGCTTAAGTCATCTGTTCACGGTGTTTCCAAAGAACCATTCTGTCGCGATGGGCAACGCTGGTTATCTGAGATCTCAGGAACAGGGGCGTAATCGCAGTGTGGAGAGGATTTCCGTCCCCCAAGCGTTCCTCGCATAGGGTTGCGTTCGTTGAATGCAAACGGAGAAATCCGCGATGAGAATTCTGAAATCCCGATCGCGTAATCGGGTTCAAGAAAAGCGAATCTCAAACTAGAGTTTTGCTTTTCGAAATGATTCAATAACAGTCGGTCAGAGATTTCTATTCCGGCAGCGAAGACTCGCTCGGGCGGATTTGCGGCGTGGCCGTCTGGACATAAATCACACGCTTGTTTGATATGGCACGCAGAAGATTTCGCAATAGTCAGCGTTTTGAATCGCCCACCGAAAGATCGTTTCAGGAGTATATCCTCAACACTCCGGCGCCGATCACGACGCGTTCCGAACTGTTGCGCCTGATCCGCGGCGGTGAAGACACCTATCTCGAACTCAAAGTAAAATTGTCGAATCCCGAACGCATCGCGCAGGGCATCGTCGCGCTCGCCAATACCGACGGCGGGACGGTGATCTTCGGCGTCAGCGATCAACTCCGCGTCGAAGGCGTAAGCAACCCCGAAGGCGTTCAGGAAGAAATCGTCCGCATCTGCCGCGAAGAGATCGTGCCGCCCGTAATTCCTTTGATCGACGTCATTTCGTTCGACAACGGGCGCCGCGTGGTGGCGCTCGATATCGACGGCAAGCGCCGCCCGTACCGCACGCGCGACGGGCGCTACGTCCGGATCGGCGCCGAAAACGCGAGATCGGCCGCGACGAACTGTCGGGCTGGCTCGACGAACTCCGTCCGCTCGGTTACGAGAACATTCCGCTCAGCGGTTTTCCGGAAAGCGATTTCGACGACGCGCTCCTGTGGAGTTTCGCTGACGCGTTTGAGATCGACGCGCTTGGCCGAAATCAATATCAAACGGGCGAGTTTCTGAAAAAGGATTTGCTGATGGCGATCGGAAACACCGAAGAGTTCGTCCCGACGGTCGCCGCTGTTCTGCTGTTTGGCAAAAACGAACGGGTCATCGAAGCGATTCCGCGCTCACGCGTGGGTCGAACGCATTTCGGGCGCAAACGGCGACCGGCAAACGGTAGAAGAGGCCGAGATCGGCGGCAATTTGGCGCATATTTTTGAAGAGGTCCTGCGTTTTGTTCGCCGCTACTGTGATCTCGCGAAAGCGAAGCCGACGAAAGGGGCGGGCAATGAATCTCCGGTCGAGGCTCGCCGTCGTTACCATCATTTCGCGATCGTCGAGGCGATCATTAATGCGCTGGTTCACCGTGATCTCGCGATCCGCGACGTGCCGACGCGTGTTTCGATCTTCGATGAAGCCGTTGAGATCGCCAATCCGCGGCGGACGAACGGCTTTGTTCCGCCGGCCTCGCGCGCCATCCGGTATGTGATCACGCAACGGCTCAATCCGCAGATCACGGCGGTCTTCACGATGCGCGAATACGGCACCCACGCCCCGCGCGGCGGATTGCCGATGATCCTCAGGGATTCACTTGAGTTTTCCGGCAAACGTGTC is a genomic window of Acidobacteriota bacterium containing:
- a CDS encoding ATP-binding protein, with the translated sequence MARRRFRNSQRFESPTERSFQEYILNTPAPITTRSELLRLIRGGEDTYLELKVKLSNPERIAQGIVALANTDGGTVIFGVSDQLRVEGVSNPEGVQEEIVRICREEIVPPVIPLIDVISFDNGRRVVALDIDGKRRPYRTRDGRYVRIGAENARSAATNCRAGSTNSVRSVTRTFRSAVFRKAISTTRSCGVSLTRLRSTRLAEINIKRASF